One genomic window of Clostridium taeniosporum includes the following:
- a CDS encoding tetratricopeptide repeat protein, which produces MNYFNEGNKLYNTQDYLRAIDCYKKSATQKQNEACSYYNAGVCFIKLKEFDKAITMLKNAITIQNQSKYYFNLGYCYTMKNKLDKALQFFNVAWAINNNDNDCEKAINLILSKLSKK; this is translated from the coding sequence ATGAACTATTTTAATGAAGGAAATAAATTATACAATACTCAAGATTATTTAAGAGCCATTGATTGTTATAAAAAATCTGCTACTCAAAAACAAAATGAGGCTTGTTCATATTATAATGCTGGTGTTTGTTTTATTAAATTAAAAGAATTTGATAAAGCAATAACTATGTTAAAAAATGCTATTACTATTCAAAATCAAAGTAAATATTATTTTAATTTAGGTTATTGCTATACAATGAAAAATAAATTAGATAAAGCCCTTCAATTTTTTAATGTTGCTTGGGCAATTAATAATAATGATAATGATTGTGAAAAAGCTATAAACTTAATACTATCAAAACTATCAAAAAAATAA
- a CDS encoding transglutaminase-like domain-containing protein translates to MEKILLYKIIIFGIIGMSILFSIIKSVRNSDIDYIISPIIDTIASILTFVLILLKYENINNILLYCIKNILGDLYLNNGIIKIIGIIILFIIIKFIIKFTISIIQSTIFSGGKKVINESKTLLIIFSVIFGIVRACIFILILFVPIIMFNSIQNNPYKINIFNDFSAYNKVEEIIDKNKSKIVNNGLIKDIASNRIIYYNGVTLDEGVKSNNAINEKAKKIVSSSNSDREKAKKLYSWIGSNITYDYDKARRVLNSENVKNSGAICAYEERNGICFDYACLYVAMARATNFKVRLVTGEAYNGENYISHAWNEVYLSDENKWIKIDPTFYNAGDYFDSKNFSDIHINDNIAGEW, encoded by the coding sequence ATGGAAAAAATTCTTTTATACAAAATTATAATTTTTGGTATAATAGGCATGTCAATACTGTTTAGCATAATAAAGTCAGTAAGAAATTCTGATATTGATTATATTATATCTCCTATAATAGACACAATAGCAAGCATATTGACATTTGTGCTGATTTTGCTAAAATATGAGAATATTAATAATATATTATTATACTGTATTAAAAATATTTTAGGAGATTTATACTTAAATAATGGAATAATCAAAATAATTGGAATTATAATTTTGTTTATAATTATTAAATTTATAATAAAATTTACAATTTCAATAATACAATCAACTATTTTTAGTGGTGGAAAGAAAGTTATAAATGAAAGTAAAACTTTATTAATTATTTTTTCAGTTATATTTGGTATTGTTAGGGCATGTATTTTTATATTAATATTATTTGTTCCAATAATAATGTTTAATTCTATTCAGAATAATCCTTATAAAATAAATATTTTTAATGATTTCTCTGCTTATAACAAGGTTGAAGAGATTATAGATAAAAATAAATCAAAAATTGTAAATAATGGATTGATTAAAGATATAGCATCTAATAGAATTATCTATTATAATGGAGTTACATTAGATGAAGGGGTAAAGTCTAATAATGCGATTAACGAAAAGGCAAAAAAAATAGTCTCATCAAGTAATAGCGACAGAGAAAAGGCGAAAAAATTATACTCTTGGATTGGCTCTAATATAACTTATGATTATGATAAAGCTAGAAGAGTTTTAAATTCAGAAAATGTAAAAAATAGCGGAGCTATATGTGCATATGAAGAAAGAAATGGTATATGTTTTGATTATGCCTGTCTTTATGTAGCTATGGCAAGAGCCACAAATTTTAAGGTGAGATTAGTAACTGGGGAAGCTTATAATGGAGAAAATTATATAAGTCATGCATGGAATGAAGTATATTTAAGCGATGAAAATAAATGGATTAAAATTGATCCAACATTTTACAATGCAGGAGATTATTTTGATTCTAAAAATTTTAGTGATATACATATAAATGATAATATTGCTGGGGAATGGTAG
- the recX gene encoding recombination regulator RecX, producing the protein MEKITKLEVQKRNKERVNVFLDYEYAFSISTELIYKEGIKVKDEVNSEKLKDLAKKDGIIKCREAAIRTIERSLKTEKQVRDKLNLKGYEEEAINKSIDFLKKYNFLDDKDYVKKFIKDKLKSQGSNKIKYSLMQKGIAKELIEEELNSIDKENEKEIAHSLAYKKLNNLKKTENDKYKLSNKLYRFLLSKGYNYEIIKEIVKEIIEFEFVD; encoded by the coding sequence ATGGAAAAAATAACGAAATTAGAAGTACAAAAAAGAAATAAAGAAAGAGTTAATGTATTTCTAGATTATGAGTATGCATTTTCTATAAGTACTGAACTCATATATAAAGAAGGAATTAAGGTAAAAGACGAAGTAAATTCAGAAAAACTTAAAGATTTAGCTAAAAAAGATGGTATTATAAAATGTAGAGAGGCTGCAATAAGAACTATAGAAAGAAGCTTAAAAACTGAAAAACAAGTTAGAGATAAGCTAAATTTAAAGGGATATGAAGAAGAAGCAATAAATAAGTCAATAGATTTTTTAAAGAAGTATAATTTTTTAGATGACAAAGATTATGTTAAGAAATTTATAAAAGATAAGTTGAAATCTCAAGGTAGTAATAAAATTAAGTATTCTCTTATGCAAAAAGGAATAGCAAAAGAGTTGATAGAAGAAGAATTAAATAGTATAGACAAAGAAAACGAGAAGGAAATAGCACATTCTTTAGCTTACAAAAAATTAAATAATCTAAAAAAAACTGAAAATGATAAATATAAATTATCTAATAAGCTGTATAGATTTCTATTATCAAAGGGATATAATTATGAGATTATTAAAGAAATAGTTAAAGAAATAATTGAGTTTGAATTTGTAGATTAA
- a CDS encoding M16 family metallopeptidase, which produces MIKLNFDIKRHKIKNGLDVITIKKDTQIASINIGVKVGALYESLDEKGISHFIEHCLFKGTYTRNDEELNSDLEALGGEYNAYTDYEATVYTISCLMEEFKNSISILSDMIINSKFEENEIEKERGVILAEIRMGKDDLEDYSFKNVNNIAFTKSPLKYEVAGLEENVMKFTREDIKNYYEKYYTPKNSLITMVSSLSHDEAIKLIEDNFGNWSGEKPEKINVIKEKNNKIIKTTYKKDIEQSTITYLYTFNDLEKEDELPLRILNHRLGESANSLLFREVRENRGLAYDIYTNLEISSNIKTIYIYTSVAEENLEEAKGAIEETLNNIINGKIQIGDRDLEVMKKVHKTAVISTLEDSLELCNYILHQELEGEDIFEFVKDMERLNNIDKAKINEVSKKVLKNPTIHILKSS; this is translated from the coding sequence ATGATAAAATTAAATTTTGATATAAAGAGGCATAAGATAAAAAATGGTTTAGATGTAATAACTATAAAGAAGGACACACAAATAGCTTCTATAAATATAGGAGTTAAAGTAGGAGCATTATATGAGAGTTTAGACGAAAAAGGCATAAGTCATTTTATTGAACATTGTTTATTTAAGGGAACATATACAAGAAATGATGAAGAACTTAATAGTGATTTAGAGGCCTTAGGGGGAGAATATAATGCATATACCGATTATGAAGCTACTGTGTATACAATTAGCTGTTTAATGGAAGAATTTAAAAATAGTATATCTATATTGAGTGATATGATTATAAATTCAAAATTTGAAGAAAATGAAATAGAGAAAGAAAGGGGAGTGATTTTAGCTGAAATAAGAATGGGTAAAGATGATTTAGAAGATTATAGTTTTAAGAATGTAAATAATATAGCATTTACTAAAAGCCCTTTAAAGTATGAAGTTGCAGGTCTTGAAGAGAATGTTATGAAATTTACAAGGGAAGATATTAAAAACTATTATGAAAAGTATTATACGCCTAAAAATTCATTAATTACAATGGTTTCTTCATTAAGCCATGATGAAGCAATAAAATTAATAGAAGATAATTTTGGAAATTGGAGTGGAGAAAAGCCAGAAAAAATAAATGTTATTAAAGAAAAAAATAATAAGATAATAAAAACCACATACAAAAAGGATATAGAACAAAGTACAATAACTTATTTGTATACTTTTAATGATTTGGAAAAAGAAGATGAACTACCTCTACGAATATTAAATCATAGACTTGGTGAAAGTGCCAATTCTCTTTTATTTAGAGAAGTACGAGAAAATAGAGGACTTGCTTATGATATATATACTAATTTAGAAATAAGTAGTAATATAAAAACAATATATATATATACTTCTGTAGCGGAAGAAAATCTAGAAGAAGCTAAAGGTGCAATAGAAGAAACATTAAATAATATTATTAATGGAAAAATTCAAATTGGTGATAGGGATTTAGAGGTTATGAAAAAAGTTCATAAAACTGCAGTAATTTCAACATTAGAAGATTCTTTGGAACTTTGTAATTATATATTACATCAAGAGCTAGAAGGTGAAGATATATTTGAATTTGTAAAAGATATGGAGAGATTAAATAATATTGATAAAGCTAAGATAAATGAAGTTAGCAAAAAAGTATTAAAAAATCCAACTATTCATATATTAAAGTCTAGTTAA
- a CDS encoding response regulator transcription factor, which translates to MKKSILIVEDELKIRFLIRDYLLKDGFNIFEASNGEEGLFQFSREKIDLIILDIMMPKMNGLEMLEKLRDVSNVPVILLTAKGEEEDKLEGYEFGADDYMTKPFSPKVLVAKVKALLKRTRDDLDSSIQNFNGLSINQLSHEVKVDDKIITLSPKEYELLIYLINNEGIALSRDNILDNVWGIDYYGDIRTVDTNIKRLREKLLDKSSYIITVRGSGYKFEVKQ; encoded by the coding sequence ATGAAAAAATCAATCTTAATTGTGGAAGATGAACTTAAAATTAGATTTTTAATTAGGGACTATCTTTTAAAAGATGGTTTTAATATTTTTGAAGCATCAAATGGTGAAGAAGGTTTATTTCAGTTTAGTAGAGAAAAAATTGATTTAATAATATTAGATATAATGATGCCAAAAATGAATGGACTTGAAATGCTTGAAAAACTTAGAGATGTATCAAATGTTCCTGTTATTTTGCTTACAGCTAAAGGCGAAGAGGAAGATAAACTTGAAGGTTACGAATTTGGGGCAGATGACTACATGACAAAACCCTTTAGCCCCAAAGTTCTAGTTGCAAAAGTTAAGGCATTACTAAAAAGGACAAGAGATGACTTAGACTCAAGTATTCAAAATTTCAATGGATTAAGTATAAATCAGCTTTCACATGAAGTTAAAGTAGATGATAAAATTATTACTCTATCCCCTAAAGAATATGAACTTTTAATTTATTTAATAAATAATGAAGGTATTGCCTTGAGTCGTGATAATATACTAGATAATGTATGGGGAATTGATTACTATGGTGATATTCGCACTGTAGACACTAATATTAAAAGACTTAGAGAAAAATTATTAGATAAATCATCATATATAATCACTGTTCGTGGTAGTGGTTATAAATTTGAGGTTAAACAATGA
- a CDS encoding HAMP domain-containing sensor histidine kinase, with protein sequence MKHSLSKRLFIITLCLIFGLLLLIYFTQSFLFEKFYFYRKTSFLVKEISKIQTLYSYQNTDDYALYQVLDKFENDNNSKVAIFSLNGELMYLPSKIESKDNIAILTKFCDELINDKTLILDVIKSSKIRVTRFYKQGSGNQKIGIISPMSLKSQNDSVIISVSSIQPIEEASKIIDEFYIYVFLGLTIIAWILSSIYSNLISKPLTNLNTVANKMSNMDFTVSCDIDREDEIGNLARTLNFLSNNLQNALTDLKQKNQKLEEDIEKERKLENMRKEFVDNVSHELKTPIGIIEGYAEGLKDGIVAGDDATTYLETIISESQKMSTLVKNMLELSKLESGTIKPKPESFNINRLISKILKNNHLKFEEANLTVNFTSSNPYSYVYADIFQMDQVITNIITNAIKYTPTNNLIDICVNEENDKFKISIKNMGTNIPEDDIKKLFDKFYRVDKSRERTKDSTGLGLSIVKNILKLHNSEFNLINIKNGVEFYFYLNKIVVNNNSE encoded by the coding sequence ATGAAACATAGTTTATCAAAAAGATTATTTATAATAACTCTTTGTCTTATATTTGGATTATTGTTATTAATTTACTTTACACAATCTTTCTTATTTGAAAAGTTTTATTTTTATAGAAAAACTTCCTTTTTAGTTAAAGAAATAAGTAAAATTCAAACTTTATACTCTTATCAAAACACTGATGATTATGCTTTATATCAAGTTCTTGATAAATTTGAAAACGACAATAACTCAAAGGTTGCAATTTTCTCTCTTAATGGTGAACTTATGTATTTACCTAGTAAAATTGAAAGTAAAGATAATATAGCCATATTAACTAAATTTTGTGATGAACTTATAAATGATAAAACTTTAATTTTAGATGTAATAAAATCTTCTAAAATTAGAGTTACTCGATTTTACAAGCAAGGATCTGGAAATCAAAAAATTGGAATAATATCTCCTATGTCATTAAAATCTCAAAATGATAGCGTCATAATTTCAGTTTCGTCAATTCAACCTATTGAGGAAGCTTCAAAAATAATAGATGAATTTTACATCTATGTGTTTTTAGGTTTAACTATAATAGCCTGGATACTTTCTTCTATTTATTCTAATTTAATATCTAAGCCTCTTACCAATTTAAATACTGTAGCAAATAAAATGTCTAATATGGATTTTACTGTTTCGTGTGATATAGACAGAGAAGATGAAATTGGTAACTTAGCTAGAACTTTAAATTTTCTATCTAATAATTTGCAAAATGCTTTAACTGATCTAAAACAAAAAAATCAAAAGTTAGAAGAAGATATTGAAAAAGAAAGAAAACTTGAAAATATGAGAAAAGAATTTGTTGACAATGTAAGCCATGAATTAAAAACTCCAATAGGTATAATTGAAGGTTATGCAGAAGGACTTAAGGATGGAATAGTAGCTGGAGATGATGCAACTACTTACTTAGAAACTATTATTAGTGAATCTCAAAAAATGAGTACTTTAGTTAAAAATATGTTAGAATTATCAAAGCTTGAATCTGGAACTATCAAACCAAAACCAGAATCTTTTAACATAAATAGATTAATTTCTAAAATATTAAAGAATAATCACTTAAAATTTGAAGAAGCAAATTTAACTGTAAATTTCACTTCTAGTAATCCATATAGCTATGTTTATGCAGATATCTTTCAAATGGATCAAGTAATAACTAATATTATAACTAATGCAATAAAATATACACCAACTAATAATTTAATAGATATATGTGTAAATGAAGAAAATGATAAATTTAAAATATCAATAAAAAATATGGGAACAAATATTCCTGAAGACGATATTAAAAAATTATTTGATAAATTTTATAGAGTTGATAAATCAAGAGAAAGAACAAAAGACAGCACTGGTCTTGGGTTATCTATAGTGAAAAATATATTAAAGCTTCATAATAGCGAATTTAATCTTATAAATATAAAGAATGGAGTTGAATTTTATTTTTATCTAAATAAAATTGTTGTAAATAATAATTCCGAATAA
- a CDS encoding fructose-bisphosphatase class III codes for MEGKMNNNEQEDIKKLKYFKLLAKQYPNIALAATEIINLEAILNLPKGTEHFLSDIHGEYEPFVHVLRNGSGVVKRKIKDLFGKSLLESDIKSLATLIYYPEQKLDIVLKEETDIDDWYKITLNRLIEVCRFCSSKYTRSKVRKALPTDFAYIIEELLHEQFNGIDKEEYYDRIITTIIDIGRAKEFIIALSKLIQRMIIDRLHIIGDIYDRGPRPDIIIDTLMDYHSVDIQWGNHDMLWMGAAAGVRTCVANVVRISTRYANLDLVEEIYGINLLPLATFALKYYKDDSCESFIPKVKEENPSANQDVDLVSKMHKAITILQFKLEKEVIDRRPEFKLEERLLLDKIDYKKGTILLNGKEYKLKDTNFPTIDPKEPYKLTEEESILIDKLVYSFVNSDKLQKHVRFLFSKGNMYLKFNSNLLFHGCIPLDKDGNLNSVCIQGQEYKGRRLLEKFDSLSREGYFEKNGSEEKLYGMDIMWYLWTGSASPLFGKKQMATFERYFIDNEITHIESKTEYYKLRDREEICDMILREFGLDPNESRIINGHVPVKRKNGESPIKANGKLIVIDGGFSKAYQKQTGIAGYTLIYNSYGLQLVSHEHFSSTEECIMKEKDILSTTLIVEQKLKRKTVGDTDIGKELKDQIKDLKELLSIYRKGIIKEIR; via the coding sequence ATGGAGGGTAAAATGAATAATAATGAACAGGAAGACATTAAGAAGTTAAAATACTTTAAATTACTGGCTAAGCAGTATCCGAATATAGCTTTAGCAGCAACAGAAATTATAAATTTAGAAGCAATACTTAATTTACCAAAAGGTACAGAACATTTTTTAAGTGATATACATGGAGAGTATGAACCCTTTGTTCATGTATTAAGAAATGGTTCTGGAGTAGTAAAAAGAAAGATAAAGGACCTTTTTGGTAAATCTTTATTAGAAAGTGATATTAAAAGCTTAGCAACTTTAATATACTATCCGGAACAAAAATTAGATATAGTATTGAAAGAAGAAACTGATATCGATGATTGGTATAAGATTACTTTAAATAGACTTATAGAAGTTTGCAGATTCTGCTCTTCTAAGTATACAAGATCAAAAGTAAGAAAAGCTTTACCTACAGATTTTGCTTATATAATAGAAGAGTTATTACATGAACAATTTAATGGAATAGATAAAGAAGAATATTATGATAGAATAATAACTACAATTATAGATATAGGAAGAGCAAAAGAGTTTATAATTGCTTTATCAAAACTTATTCAAAGAATGATTATTGATAGGCTTCATATAATAGGTGATATATATGATAGAGGACCAAGGCCAGATATTATAATAGATACACTTATGGATTATCATTCAGTTGATATTCAATGGGGAAATCATGATATGCTTTGGATGGGAGCAGCTGCTGGTGTAAGAACTTGTGTAGCCAATGTTGTTAGAATATCTACAAGATATGCTAATTTAGATTTGGTAGAAGAAATTTATGGAATAAATCTTTTACCTTTAGCTACATTTGCTTTGAAATATTATAAGGATGATTCATGTGAATCATTTATTCCAAAAGTAAAAGAAGAGAATCCATCAGCTAATCAAGATGTTGATTTAGTGTCTAAGATGCACAAGGCAATAACTATACTACAGTTTAAATTAGAAAAGGAAGTAATAGATAGAAGACCTGAGTTTAAGTTAGAAGAAAGGTTATTATTAGATAAAATAGATTATAAAAAGGGAACTATATTATTAAATGGCAAAGAATATAAATTAAAAGATACTAATTTCCCAACTATAGATCCTAAAGAACCATATAAGCTTACCGAGGAAGAATCAATATTGATAGATAAATTAGTATATTCTTTTGTAAATAGTGATAAGTTGCAAAAACATGTTAGATTTTTATTTTCTAAGGGAAATATGTATTTAAAATTTAATTCTAATTTATTATTTCATGGATGTATACCTTTAGATAAAGATGGAAATTTAAACAGTGTTTGTATCCAAGGACAAGAATATAAGGGAAGAAGATTGTTAGAAAAATTCGATTCGTTATCAAGAGAAGGGTATTTTGAAAAAAATGGAAGCGAAGAAAAGCTTTATGGAATGGATATAATGTGGTATTTATGGACAGGGTCAGCATCACCATTATTTGGTAAGAAACAAATGGCAACCTTTGAGAGATACTTTATAGATAATGAAATTACTCATATAGAAAGTAAAACTGAATATTATAAATTAAGGGATAGAGAAGAAATATGTGATATGATACTTAGGGAATTTGGGTTAGATCCCAATGAATCAAGAATTATAAATGGACATGTTCCAGTAAAGAGAAAAAATGGAGAAAGTCCAATAAAGGCTAATGGTAAACTTATAGTTATTGATGGTGGCTTTTCTAAGGCTTATCAAAAACAAACGGGTATTGCAGGATATACTTTGATTTATAATTCTTATGGGTTACAACTAGTTTCACATGAACATTTTTCATCTACTGAAGAGTGTATAATGAAAGAAAAAGATATTTTATCAACAACTCTAATAGTGGAGCAGAAGCTTAAACGAAAAACTGTAGGAGACACAGATATAGGAAAAGAGTTAAAGGATCAAATTAAAGATTTAAAAGAGTTATTATCAATATACAGAAAAGGAATAATAAAAGAAATAAGATAA
- a CDS encoding NAD(P)/FAD-dependent oxidoreductase — MQERYDIAIIGSGPAGLSAALNAKIRNKKFIIFGNNNLSKKLEIAPKINNYLGFYSISGKELKDIFLDHIKSMKINIKDERINNVYAMGDYFTLMSNGKIYESTTVIIATGIEYTKALDGEEEFLGRGVGYCATCDAPLYRDKVVSIISYNKNGERDANYVGELAKTVYYIPMYKGIYDINDNITIIKDKPIKITGEKKVEKLILKENNLQTEGVFLLKDSVSPKELVPGLKIIDGHVEVKRNMQTNIKGCFAAGDCTGKPYQYIKAAGEGNVAVLSAIKYLDSLK, encoded by the coding sequence ATGCAAGAACGTTATGATATTGCAATAATAGGAAGTGGTCCAGCAGGTCTGTCAGCAGCTTTAAATGCTAAGATAAGGAATAAAAAATTTATTATTTTTGGAAATAATAATTTGAGTAAAAAATTAGAAATAGCACCTAAAATTAATAATTATTTAGGGTTTTATAGCATAAGCGGTAAAGAATTAAAAGATATATTTTTGGATCATATAAAATCTATGAAAATAAATATAAAAGATGAAAGAATAAATAATGTTTATGCTATGGGTGATTATTTTACTTTGATGAGTAATGGGAAAATATATGAATCTACTACTGTAATAATAGCAACAGGAATAGAATATACTAAAGCACTAGATGGAGAAGAAGAGTTTTTAGGTAGAGGAGTAGGCTATTGTGCAACATGTGACGCACCTTTATATAGAGATAAGGTTGTATCAATAATTTCATATAATAAAAATGGTGAAAGAGATGCTAATTATGTGGGTGAATTAGCTAAAACAGTATATTATATACCTATGTATAAAGGAATATATGATATAAATGATAATATCACTATAATAAAAGATAAGCCTATAAAAATTACAGGTGAAAAAAAGGTAGAAAAATTAATTTTAAAAGAAAATAATTTACAAACAGAAGGAGTATTCTTACTTAAGGATTCAGTATCACCAAAAGAATTAGTTCCGGGATTAAAAATAATTGATGGACATGTTGAAGTTAAAAGGAATATGCAAACTAATATAAAAGGATGTTTTGCAGCAGGAGACTGCACTGGTAAGCCTTATCAGTATATTAAAGCAGCAGGAGAAGGTAATGTTGCAGTATTAAGTGCTATTAAATATTTAGATTCATTAAAATAA
- the trxA gene encoding thioredoxin produces the protein MIKHINDSDFENEVLNCDELVLVDFWATWCGPCRMLSPVLEELEGEFKNVKFTKIDIDKNPLSSRVNEIRSIPTIKLFKNGKPIETSIGFLPKEDLSAIIRENL, from the coding sequence ATGATAAAGCATATTAATGATTCGGATTTTGAAAATGAAGTTTTAAATTGTGATGAATTAGTTTTAGTAGATTTTTGGGCAACTTGGTGCGGACCATGTAGGATGTTATCACCAGTATTAGAAGAATTAGAAGGTGAATTTAAAAATGTTAAGTTTACTAAAATAGATATTGATAAAAATCCATTATCTTCTAGGGTTAATGAAATAAGAAGTATACCAACTATAAAATTATTTAAAAATGGAAAACCAATAGAGACATCAATAGGCTTTTTACCTAAAGAAGATTTATCAGCTATAATTAGAGAAAATTTATAA
- a CDS encoding ABC transporter ATP-binding protein, with the protein MLKKFIGFYKPYKKLFFIDLIAAFILAMCDLVYPMMTRTLINDSIPNKNIRLIVVFAITLLIIFLIKALCGYFMQYWGHVVGVRMQGDMRRDVFNHLQRLPNKYFDNNKTGDIMSRIINDLMEISELAHHGPEDIFISIVMLIGSFVILCTINIPLTVLIFIFIPFIILFTMYERKKMNKAFLDTKVKTGAINARLENSISGISISKAFVSHEVEQEKFEKGNNKFISAREKAYKVMAEYFSGAGFGIDILNYVGLIGGGLFTFKGIIDIGDFMAYMLYIRLFTDPIKKLINFMEQFQNGITGFQRYMQIMNESQEKNKKGAVKLKNVKGNIEFKNVSFSYEGEKVIDDFSINIDNGKMLALVGHSGGGKTTICNLIPRFYDVDDGDIFIDGKSIYNVTLDSLRENIGIVQQEVFLFTGTIRDNILYGKSDASDGEIIKAAKMANIHEFIESLPDGYDTYIGERGVKLSGGQKQRISIARVFLKNPSILILDEATSALDNTTEHIIQESLKKLCEGRTTIVVAHRLSTIQNADEIVVIGNKGIIEKGSHDELMKLNGEYSKLQKIASI; encoded by the coding sequence ATGTTAAAAAAATTTATTGGTTTTTATAAACCATATAAAAAATTATTTTTTATAGATTTAATAGCTGCATTTATATTAGCAATGTGTGATTTAGTTTATCCAATGATGACGAGAACATTAATAAATGATTCGATTCCTAATAAAAATATAAGATTAATAGTAGTATTTGCAATAACTTTATTAATTATATTTTTAATTAAGGCATTATGTGGTTACTTTATGCAATATTGGGGACATGTTGTGGGTGTAAGAATGCAAGGTGATATGAGAAGAGATGTATTTAATCATCTTCAAAGATTACCTAATAAATATTTTGATAATAATAAAACTGGTGATATTATGTCTAGAATAATAAATGATTTAATGGAAATTTCTGAATTAGCACATCATGGACCAGAAGATATATTCATATCAATAGTTATGCTTATAGGATCATTTGTAATATTGTGTACTATTAATATTCCGCTTACGGTATTGATTTTTATATTTATACCTTTTATTATTTTATTTACTATGTATGAAAGAAAAAAGATGAATAAAGCTTTTTTAGATACAAAGGTAAAAACAGGTGCAATAAATGCAAGGCTTGAAAATAGTATTTCAGGAATAAGCATATCTAAAGCTTTTGTTAGTCATGAAGTAGAACAAGAAAAATTTGAAAAGGGAAATAATAAATTTATATCTGCAAGGGAAAAAGCGTATAAAGTTATGGCTGAATATTTTTCAGGTGCAGGATTTGGAATAGATATATTAAATTATGTAGGTCTAATAGGAGGTGGACTATTTACTTTTAAGGGAATAATAGATATTGGAGATTTTATGGCTTATATGTTATATATAAGATTATTTACAGATCCTATTAAGAAGTTAATTAATTTTATGGAACAATTTCAAAATGGAATAACTGGATTTCAAAGATATATGCAGATAATGAATGAATCTCAAGAAAAGAATAAAAAAGGTGCTGTAAAATTAAAAAATGTAAAAGGAAATATAGAATTTAAGAATGTTAGTTTTAGCTATGAAGGTGAAAAGGTGATAGATGATTTTTCAATTAATATAGACAATGGAAAAATGTTAGCTTTAGTTGGACATTCTGGAGGAGGAAAAACAACAATTTGTAATTTAATTCCTAGGTTTTATGATGTTGATGATGGTGATATTTTCATAGATGGAAAAAGCATATATAATGTTACATTAGATTCATTAAGAGAAAATATAGGAATAGTACAGCAGGAAGTATTTTTATTTACTGGAACTATAAGAGATAATATATTATATGGTAAATCTGATGCTAGTGATGGTGAAATTATAAAAGCAGCTAAAATGGCCAATATTCATGAATTTATTGAGAGTTTACCAGACGGATATGATACTTATATTGGAGAAAGAGGCGTAAAATTATCAGGGGGACAAAAGCAACGTATATCAATTGCTAGAGTATTTTTAAAGAATCCTTCTATTTTGATACTTGATGAAGCAACATCAGCTTTAGATAATACAACAGAGCATATTATTCAAGAATCACTTAAGAAGCTATGTGAAGGAAGAACAACTATAGTTGTAGCACATAGGCTGTCTACAATTCAAAATGCAGATGAAATAGTTGTTATAGGGAATAAGGGAATAATAGAAAAAGGAAGTCATGATGAATTAATGAAGTTAAATGGAGAGTATAGCAAATTACAAAAAATAGCTTCTATTTAA